In a single window of the Streptomyces sp. NBC_00353 genome:
- a CDS encoding LolA family protein — translation MAPNDSAETTGIAADEATGTMAGRRRAARYVVPVAVAGVAAATIGLVPALANSGDPDLPKITAQQLIEKIAASDTEQLSGTVKISTDLGIPSLDGLAGSLAQGGDGPHGGSSADPQEKLTELASGTHTLRVAADGPDKQRVSILDSAAEYSVIRNGDQVWAYDSKSNEAYHATGDKASGHPEKRGGATTPDGVPTTPKAFAEEALKTAGPTTSVTVDGTAQVAGRDAYKLVIKPKQGGSTIGAITVAVDAKNGVPLKFTLSPSSGGKAVIDAGFTSVDFAKPAGSSFTFTPPKGAKVTEADDAKAQQQAEKQAPEFKVPGGPAGLDGLADGKGVKVIGEGWSAVAEIEAPGGRAIPTSPKSGDVPPAAQQFLDSFGDKVTGKFGSGTVFKTRLVNALMTDDGKVYVGLVTKDALVRAADSAN, via the coding sequence ATGGCACCGAACGACAGCGCAGAGACCACCGGCATCGCCGCGGACGAGGCCACCGGCACCATGGCCGGCCGCCGCAGGGCGGCGCGCTATGTGGTCCCGGTCGCGGTGGCGGGGGTCGCGGCCGCGACGATCGGGCTGGTCCCGGCGCTCGCGAACTCCGGTGACCCCGATCTGCCGAAGATCACCGCACAGCAGCTCATCGAGAAGATCGCCGCATCGGACACCGAGCAGCTCTCCGGCACGGTGAAGATCAGCACCGACCTCGGCATCCCGTCGCTGGACGGCCTCGCCGGCTCGCTGGCGCAGGGCGGCGACGGACCGCACGGCGGTTCGAGCGCCGACCCGCAGGAGAAGCTGACGGAGCTCGCCTCCGGTACGCACACGCTGCGGGTGGCCGCCGACGGCCCCGACAAGCAGCGCGTCTCGATACTGGACAGCGCCGCCGAGTACAGCGTGATCCGCAACGGGGACCAGGTCTGGGCGTACGACAGCAAGTCCAACGAGGCGTACCACGCGACCGGCGACAAGGCTTCGGGCCACCCGGAGAAGCGTGGCGGGGCCACGACCCCGGACGGCGTGCCGACCACGCCGAAGGCGTTCGCCGAAGAGGCGCTGAAGACGGCCGGCCCCACCACGTCGGTGACGGTCGACGGCACGGCGCAGGTCGCCGGACGTGACGCGTACAAGCTGGTCATCAAGCCCAAGCAGGGCGGCTCGACGATCGGCGCGATCACGGTCGCGGTCGATGCGAAGAACGGCGTACCGCTGAAGTTCACGCTCTCCCCGAGCAGCGGCGGCAAGGCCGTGATCGACGCCGGGTTCACCAGCGTCGACTTCGCGAAGCCCGCCGGCTCCTCGTTCACGTTCACCCCGCCGAAGGGCGCCAAGGTGACCGAGGCCGACGACGCGAAGGCGCAGCAGCAAGCCGAGAAGCAGGCACCGGAGTTCAAGGTGCCGGGTGGACCGGCCGGGCTGGACGGGCTGGCCGACGGCAAGGGGGTGAAGGTGATCGGCGAGGGCTGGAGCGCGGTCGCCGAGATCGAGGCGCCGGGCGGCCGGGCAATCCCGACGTCGCCGAAGTCCGGCGATGTGCCGCCTGCGGCACAGCAGTTCCTGGACTCGTTCGGCGACAAGGTCACCGGAAAGTTCGGCTCGGGCACGGTCTTCAAGACCCGCCTGGTCAACGCACTGATGACGGACGACGGCAAGGTCTACGTCGGGCTGGTCACCAAGGACGCGCTCGTCAGGGCGGCCGACAGCGCCAACTGA
- a CDS encoding polyprenyl synthetase family protein, with protein sequence MTVVGPFGLSVRDQALEADVQTGLAAVEAGLLDATKSDVPFITEAAQHLVRAGGKRFRPLLAMLSAQFGDADAPGVVPSAVVVELTHLATLYHDDVMDEAEVRRGVDSANTRWGNSVAVLTGDFLFARASHILADLGPEAVRIQAEAFERLVTGQILETAGPRDGRDPVEHYLDVMRGKTGSLIAVACRFGAMMAGADESAVDILTQYGERLGVAFQLADDVLDIASDSHESGKTPGTDLREGIPTLPVLHLRAQAAADGKPDDLELLELLDGDLSDDARLAEALCRLRAHPALEQARRDTIRWTEEARATLAPLPECYAKAALEELCDAVVHRAG encoded by the coding sequence GTGACCGTCGTCGGGCCGTTCGGACTGAGCGTGCGGGACCAGGCTCTTGAGGCCGATGTCCAGACCGGTTTGGCAGCTGTCGAGGCGGGGCTGCTCGATGCCACCAAGAGCGACGTCCCCTTCATCACAGAGGCTGCGCAGCATCTCGTACGGGCCGGAGGCAAGCGTTTCCGGCCTCTGCTGGCGATGCTGTCCGCCCAGTTCGGTGACGCGGACGCGCCGGGTGTCGTGCCGTCCGCCGTGGTCGTCGAGCTGACGCACCTCGCCACGCTCTACCACGACGACGTCATGGACGAGGCGGAAGTACGCCGCGGAGTCGACAGCGCCAACACCCGCTGGGGCAACTCGGTGGCCGTGCTGACCGGCGACTTCCTCTTCGCCCGCGCCTCGCACATACTGGCCGACCTCGGTCCGGAGGCCGTACGCATCCAGGCGGAGGCGTTCGAGCGCCTGGTCACCGGCCAGATCCTGGAGACCGCGGGCCCGCGCGACGGCCGCGACCCGGTCGAGCACTACCTCGACGTGATGCGCGGCAAGACCGGCTCGCTGATCGCCGTGGCCTGCCGGTTCGGCGCGATGATGGCCGGCGCCGACGAGTCGGCCGTCGACATCCTCACCCAGTACGGGGAGCGGCTCGGCGTCGCCTTCCAGCTCGCCGACGACGTACTCGACATCGCCTCCGACTCCCACGAGTCCGGCAAGACCCCCGGTACGGACCTGCGCGAAGGCATCCCGACGCTCCCGGTGCTGCACCTGCGGGCTCAGGCGGCGGCCGACGGCAAGCCGGACGACCTGGAGCTGCTGGAGCTGCTGGACGGCGACCTCAGCGACGACGCCCGGCTCGCCGAGGCGCTCTGCCGGCTGCGCGCGCACCCGGCGCTGGAGCAGGCCCGGCGGGACACCATCCGGTGGACGGAGGAGGCGCGGGCGACGCTGGCGCCGCTGCCCGAGTGCTACGCGAAGGCCGCGCTGGAAGAGCTGTGCGACGCCGTGGTGCACCGCGCGGGCTGA
- a CDS encoding CocE/NonD family hydrolase, producing MRIRTRFPYDTAHEDVRIPLPDGTRLYARIWRPITDEPVPALLEYLPYRLSDWTAPRDRQRHPWYAGHGYASVRVDARGHGNSEGLPGDAYDETGPADGVAVVHWLAGQEWCSGRVGMFGISWGGSISLRIAALAPEPLKAIVTVCSTDDRYDNDVHYMGGSVLAVGMHARAATTLAFAARPPDPAHVGDGWKAMWLNRLEAVHPPIHTWLAHRTRDAYWSHGSVCEDYSAIEANVLAVGGWHDPYRDTVLRLVAHLDPAKVRGLIGPWSHQYPDRGLPPGPSIGFLQETLRWWDQHLKDEDTGVMSEPLLRSWISESHRPATVYETLPGRWVGDTGWPSKNVVTIAYALQGGPQTVRSPQQTGLDAGRLVPFGNDADLPPDQRDEDAKSVSFEFPVEDAPIEILGRPRVKLRIRMDVPHGQAIVRLCEVTPDGASTLVTRGVLNLSARHGRDRSDDWTPGTTEDVTFELNGIGHTFSPGHRIRLAVSSSYWPWIWPQAGSAGFTLHADGSLVELPVRHRTEEPSITFEEAEHAEPLVVVLPVTLDEPRPERLVVRDVARGEWRLEVDPRYGGTRVHPDGLEFTEDGVDAYTIQENDPLSARTRSDWTIRLHRPEMAWDVKIETRSEISGDEHDFLTSDEMVCKDGDEIVFHRTWVKRIPRTAG from the coding sequence ATGCGCATCCGCACCCGGTTCCCCTACGACACGGCCCACGAGGACGTCCGGATCCCGCTGCCGGACGGCACACGGCTGTACGCCCGGATCTGGCGGCCGATCACCGACGAACCCGTACCGGCGCTCCTGGAGTACCTGCCGTACCGGCTGAGTGACTGGACGGCGCCGCGCGACCGACAGCGCCACCCCTGGTACGCGGGCCACGGCTACGCCTCCGTACGCGTCGATGCCCGTGGGCACGGCAACAGTGAGGGGCTGCCGGGCGACGCGTACGACGAGACCGGGCCGGCCGACGGGGTTGCCGTCGTCCACTGGCTGGCCGGGCAGGAGTGGTGCTCCGGCCGGGTCGGCATGTTCGGCATCTCCTGGGGCGGCTCCATCTCGCTCCGGATCGCCGCGCTCGCCCCCGAGCCGCTGAAGGCGATCGTCACGGTCTGCTCGACCGACGACCGCTACGACAACGACGTGCACTACATGGGCGGCTCGGTCCTCGCCGTCGGCATGCACGCCCGGGCGGCCACCACGCTGGCCTTCGCCGCCCGGCCGCCGGACCCGGCGCACGTCGGCGACGGCTGGAAGGCCATGTGGCTGAACCGGCTCGAAGCGGTCCACCCGCCCATCCACACCTGGCTGGCGCACCGGACCCGCGACGCCTACTGGAGCCACGGCAGCGTCTGCGAGGACTACTCCGCCATTGAGGCGAACGTGCTCGCGGTGGGCGGCTGGCACGACCCGTACCGCGACACCGTGCTGCGACTGGTCGCACACCTCGACCCGGCGAAGGTGCGCGGACTGATCGGGCCGTGGTCGCACCAGTACCCGGACCGCGGCCTGCCGCCGGGCCCGTCGATCGGCTTCCTCCAGGAGACGCTGCGCTGGTGGGACCAGCATCTGAAGGACGAGGACACCGGTGTCATGTCCGAGCCACTGCTGCGATCCTGGATCAGCGAGTCGCACCGGCCCGCGACGGTGTACGAGACGCTTCCCGGCCGGTGGGTCGGCGACACCGGCTGGCCGTCGAAGAACGTCGTGACGATCGCGTACGCCCTCCAGGGCGGCCCGCAGACCGTACGCTCGCCGCAGCAGACCGGGCTGGACGCCGGGCGCCTCGTCCCGTTCGGCAACGACGCCGATCTGCCGCCCGACCAACGGGACGAGGACGCCAAGTCGGTCTCGTTCGAGTTCCCGGTCGAGGATGCCCCCATCGAGATCCTGGGCCGCCCACGGGTGAAGCTCCGGATCCGGATGGACGTACCGCACGGCCAGGCGATCGTCCGGCTCTGCGAGGTCACACCCGACGGTGCCTCCACGCTCGTCACCCGCGGCGTCCTCAACCTGTCCGCGCGGCACGGCCGCGACCGGTCCGACGACTGGACGCCCGGCACGACCGAGGACGTCACCTTCGAGCTGAACGGCATCGGGCACACCTTCTCGCCCGGCCACCGGATCAGGCTCGCCGTCTCCTCCTCGTACTGGCCGTGGATCTGGCCGCAGGCCGGTTCGGCGGGGTTCACCCTGCACGCGGACGGCAGCCTCGTCGAACTGCCGGTGCGCCACCGCACCGAGGAACCGTCGATCACGTTCGAGGAGGCGGAGCATGCGGAGCCGCTGGTCGTCGTCCTCCCGGTGACGCTCGACGAGCCGCGCCCCGAGCGCCTGGTGGTCCGCGATGTCGCCAGGGGCGAATGGCGGCTGGAGGTCGACCCGCGCTACGGCGGCACACGCGTTCACCCGGACGGCCTCGAATTCACCGAGGACGGGGTGGACGCGTACACGATCCAGGAGAACGACCCGCTGTCCGCGCGCACCCGCTCCGACTGGACGATCAGGCTCCACCGGCCGGAGATGGCCTGGGACGTGAAGATCGAGACGCGGTCCGAGATCAGTGGGGACGAGCACGACTTCCTCACCTCCGACGAGATGGTGTGCAAGGACGGCGACGAGATCGTCTTCCACCGCACCTGGGTGAAGCGGATCCCCCGCACGGCGGGCTGA
- the fahA gene encoding fumarylacetoacetase, with product MPEQSSPLDLAEGDPFGPHNLPYGVFSTTGHPAERRVGVRIGNHVLDAGAAAHALGSPYAQLLAQPDLTALLSAGRTAWRDVRRALTAWVTVPAHRADIEPLLHPVESVTLHLPYQVADYVDFYASENHATNVGRIFRPDGDPLTPNWKHLPIGYHGRSGTVVVSGTDVVRPAGQRKAPSDAAPVFGPSAKLDIEAEVGFLVGVGSEQGRPVALGDFRDHVFGLSLLNDWSARDIQAWEYVPLGPFLGKSFATSVSAWVTPLEALESARIAPPARDFPLLPYLEDGAEEEPGGLDLRIAVAINGQLVAEPPFATMYWTAAQMLAQMTVNGASLRTGDLYGSGTVSGPEAGQRGSLLELTWNGRDPLDLPDGKRTFLEDGDTVTMTAWAPGPHGTRVGLGEVTGRIVPTP from the coding sequence ATGCCCGAGCAGAGCAGCCCGCTCGATCTGGCCGAGGGCGATCCCTTCGGTCCGCACAACCTTCCCTACGGCGTGTTCTCCACGACCGGCCACCCCGCGGAGCGCCGGGTGGGTGTCCGCATCGGCAACCATGTGCTGGACGCCGGAGCCGCGGCACACGCGCTCGGCTCGCCCTACGCGCAGCTCCTCGCCCAGCCGGACCTGACCGCGCTGCTGTCGGCCGGCCGCACCGCCTGGCGGGACGTCCGGCGGGCGCTGACCGCATGGGTGACGGTCCCGGCACACCGTGCGGACATCGAGCCATTGCTGCATCCCGTCGAGTCGGTGACGCTCCATCTGCCGTACCAGGTCGCGGACTACGTCGACTTCTACGCGAGCGAGAACCACGCCACCAACGTCGGAAGGATCTTCCGCCCGGACGGCGACCCGCTCACCCCCAACTGGAAGCACCTCCCGATCGGCTACCACGGCCGGTCCGGCACCGTCGTCGTCTCCGGAACGGATGTGGTGCGCCCCGCCGGCCAGCGCAAGGCGCCCTCCGACGCCGCCCCGGTCTTCGGCCCCTCGGCCAAGCTGGACATCGAGGCCGAGGTCGGCTTCCTCGTCGGCGTGGGGTCCGAGCAGGGCCGGCCGGTCGCGCTCGGCGACTTCCGCGACCATGTGTTCGGGCTCTCGCTGCTCAACGACTGGTCGGCGCGGGACATCCAGGCGTGGGAGTACGTCCCGCTGGGCCCGTTCCTCGGCAAGTCCTTCGCCACGTCCGTCTCGGCGTGGGTGACCCCGCTCGAAGCCCTGGAATCGGCCCGGATCGCACCGCCTGCCCGGGACTTCCCGCTCCTCCCCTATCTGGAGGACGGGGCCGAGGAGGAGCCCGGCGGCCTGGACCTGCGGATCGCCGTCGCGATCAACGGACAGCTGGTCGCCGAGCCGCCGTTCGCCACCATGTACTGGACGGCGGCCCAGATGCTGGCGCAGATGACGGTGAACGGCGCGTCGCTGCGTACCGGCGACCTGTACGGCTCCGGCACGGTCAGCGGCCCCGAGGCGGGCCAGCGCGGCTCCCTGCTCGAGCTCACCTGGAACGGACGCGACCCGCTGGACCTCCCGGACGGCAAGCGGACGTTCCTGGAGGACGGCGACACGGTGACGATGACGGCCTGGGCGCCGGGCCCGCACGGCACGCGGGTGGGTCTCGGCGAAGTGACGGGCCGAATCGTGCCGACACCATGA
- the recQ gene encoding DNA helicase RecQ, which produces MSGTGVTMGVTESDALRTLHRVFGYEAFRGEQEAIVDHVVAGGDAVVLMPTGAGKSLCYQIPALVRPGTGIVISPLIALMQDQVDALRALGVRAGFVNSTQDFDERRVMEAAFLAGELDVLYLAPERLRLDSTLNLLGRGKISVFAIDEAHCVAQWGHDFRPDYLALSVLGERWPDVPRIALTATATNATHQEITQRLGMPDAKHFVASFDRPNIQYRIVSKSDPKKQLLSFLKEEHAGDVGIVYCLSRNSTEKTAEFLCRNGIEAVPYHAGLDAGTRAHHQARFLREDGLVVVATIAFGMGIDKPDVRFVAHLDLPKSVEGYYQETGRAGRDGLPSTAWMAYGLQDVVQQRKLIQGGEGDEAFRRRAGAHLDAMLALCETADCRRARLLTYFGQEPQKAACGNCDTCLTPPETWDGTVAAQKLLSTVVRLKRERGQKFGAGQIIDILLGRKTAKVIQFDHDQLSVFGIGEELSEAEWRGVVRQLLAQGLLEVEGEYGTLVLTEQSASVLGREREVRLRKEAPKPASRSSKGERSPKAAAAVVELAPEAVPVFEALRAWRGAQAKEQGVPAYVIFHDATLREIASLRPGSLTELGTISGLGEKKLATYGEGVLEVLASFGEAGAPEPGDGEPAAHPVEATRQPAAPRPVAPAVPDADPEFGWDEEPPEYE; this is translated from the coding sequence ATGAGCGGGACGGGCGTGACCATGGGTGTGACCGAGAGCGACGCATTGCGGACGCTGCATCGAGTGTTCGGCTACGAGGCGTTCCGCGGCGAGCAGGAAGCAATCGTCGACCATGTGGTGGCGGGCGGTGACGCCGTCGTCCTGATGCCGACCGGTGCCGGAAAGTCCCTCTGCTACCAGATCCCGGCCCTGGTGAGACCCGGTACGGGCATTGTGATCTCCCCGCTGATCGCCCTCATGCAGGACCAGGTGGACGCGCTGCGGGCGCTCGGCGTGCGCGCCGGTTTCGTCAACTCCACGCAGGACTTCGACGAGCGCCGTGTGATGGAGGCCGCATTTCTCGCCGGTGAGCTCGACGTGCTCTATCTGGCACCGGAGCGGCTGCGTTTGGACTCCACCCTCAATCTGCTGGGGCGGGGCAAGATCTCCGTCTTCGCCATCGACGAGGCGCACTGCGTCGCCCAGTGGGGCCACGACTTCCGGCCGGACTATCTGGCCCTGTCCGTGCTCGGCGAGCGCTGGCCCGACGTACCGCGGATCGCTCTGACGGCGACGGCGACGAACGCCACGCACCAGGAGATCACCCAGCGCCTCGGCATGCCCGACGCGAAGCATTTCGTCGCCAGCTTCGACCGGCCCAACATCCAGTACCGGATCGTGTCGAAGTCCGACCCGAAGAAGCAGCTGCTGTCCTTCCTGAAGGAGGAGCACGCCGGGGATGTCGGCATCGTCTACTGCCTGTCGCGCAACTCGACGGAGAAGACAGCCGAGTTCCTCTGTCGCAACGGCATCGAGGCCGTCCCGTACCACGCGGGTCTGGACGCCGGGACGCGGGCGCACCACCAGGCGCGGTTCCTGCGCGAGGACGGCCTGGTCGTCGTGGCGACGATCGCGTTCGGCATGGGCATCGACAAGCCGGACGTACGGTTCGTCGCCCACCTCGACCTGCCGAAGTCCGTCGAGGGCTACTACCAGGAGACCGGCCGCGCGGGCCGCGACGGGCTGCCGTCCACGGCCTGGATGGCCTACGGCCTCCAGGACGTCGTGCAGCAGCGCAAGCTGATCCAGGGCGGCGAGGGCGACGAGGCGTTCCGCCGCCGCGCGGGCGCCCACCTCGACGCGATGCTCGCCCTGTGCGAGACCGCCGACTGCCGCCGCGCCCGGCTGCTGACGTACTTCGGCCAGGAGCCGCAGAAGGCGGCCTGCGGCAACTGCGACACGTGCCTCACCCCGCCCGAGACCTGGGACGGCACGGTGGCCGCGCAGAAGCTGCTGTCCACCGTGGTGCGGCTGAAGCGGGAGCGCGGTCAGAAGTTCGGCGCCGGCCAGATCATCGACATCCTGCTGGGTCGCAAGACCGCGAAGGTCATCCAGTTCGATCACGACCAGCTGTCGGTGTTCGGGATCGGCGAGGAGCTGTCCGAGGCGGAATGGCGAGGCGTGGTGCGGCAGTTGCTGGCCCAGGGCCTGCTGGAGGTCGAGGGCGAGTACGGCACGCTGGTGCTCACCGAGCAGAGCGCTTCGGTGCTCGGCCGGGAGCGGGAGGTACGGCTGCGCAAGGAGGCGCCGAAGCCCGCGTCGCGCTCCTCGAAGGGCGAACGGAGCCCGAAGGCGGCGGCGGCTGTCGTCGAGCTGGCCCCGGAGGCCGTACCGGTCTTCGAGGCGCTGCGTGCCTGGCGCGGCGCCCAGGCGAAGGAGCAGGGCGTCCCGGCGTACGTCATCTTCCACGACGCGACGCTGCGGGAGATCGCTTCCCTGCGCCCCGGCTCCCTGACCGAGCTGGGCACGATCAGCGGCCTCGGCGAGAAGAAGCTGGCGACGTACGGCGAGGGGGTGCTGGAGGTACTCGCGTCGTTCGGGGAGGCCGGGGCGCCCGAGCCGGGCGACGGGGAGCCGGCCGCGCATCCGGTGGAGGCAACGCGTCAGCCGGCGGCTCCACGCCCGGTCGCACCCGCGGTCCCTGATGCGGACCCTGAGTTCGGCTGGGACGAGGAGCCGCCCGAGTACGAGTGA
- the nuoN gene encoding NADH-quinone oxidoreductase subunit NuoN, whose amino-acid sequence MSATAVHSLWTMAGGVTSAAPKEKFNAPVIEYAQLTPVLIVIGVAVVGVLVEAFVPRRARYYTQVFLTVVALAAAFAAVVGLAAGGYGTTKAHIAAMGAIAVDGPALFLQGTILLTSLVAVFTFAERRLDPVAHGNRVDSFAAQAASVPGSESEQAAVKAGFTTTEVFPLLLFSVAGMLVFPAANDLLTLFVALEVFSLPLYLLCAVARRKRLMSQEAAVKYFLLGAFSSAFLLFGIALLYGYAGSVSYAAVADVVDGSVTQIDPALADTMGNDALLLIGGAMILTGLLFKVGAVPFHMWTPDVYQGAPTPVTGFMAAATKVAAFGALLRLLYVVLPGLSWDWRPVMWAVAIVTMLGGAIVAITQTDIKRLLAYSSIAHAGFILAGVIATTPSGISSVLFYLGAYSFVTVGAFAVVTLVRDAGGEATHLSKWAGLGRRSPLVAAVFAVYLLAFAGIPLTSGFAGKFAVFKAAAEGGAGGLVVVGVISSAIAAFFYIRVIVLMFFSEPKADGPTVAVPSPLTMTTIAVGVAVTLVLGLAPQYFLDLASQAGVFVR is encoded by the coding sequence GTGAGCGCAACAGCTGTCCACAGCCTGTGGACAATGGCGGGCGGGGTGACATCGGCCGCCCCGAAAGAGAAGTTCAACGCACCGGTCATCGAGTACGCCCAGCTGACCCCGGTCCTCATTGTGATCGGTGTCGCCGTCGTCGGCGTACTCGTCGAGGCCTTCGTGCCGCGCCGGGCCCGCTACTACACGCAGGTCTTCCTGACCGTAGTCGCCCTCGCCGCCGCGTTCGCCGCGGTCGTCGGCCTCGCGGCCGGGGGGTACGGCACGACGAAGGCACACATCGCCGCGATGGGTGCCATCGCCGTCGACGGACCCGCCCTGTTCCTGCAGGGCACCATCCTGCTGACGTCGCTGGTCGCCGTCTTCACGTTCGCCGAGCGCCGGCTCGACCCCGTGGCGCACGGCAACCGCGTCGACTCGTTCGCCGCACAGGCCGCGTCCGTCCCCGGCAGCGAGAGCGAGCAGGCCGCGGTCAAGGCGGGCTTCACCACCACCGAGGTCTTCCCGCTGCTCCTCTTCTCGGTGGCCGGCATGCTGGTCTTCCCGGCGGCCAACGATCTGCTGACGCTCTTCGTGGCCCTGGAGGTCTTCTCCCTCCCGCTCTACCTCCTGTGTGCCGTCGCCCGCCGCAAGCGGCTGATGTCGCAGGAGGCCGCGGTGAAGTACTTCCTGCTCGGCGCCTTCTCGTCGGCGTTCCTGCTCTTCGGGATCGCCCTGCTGTACGGGTACGCGGGCTCCGTCTCGTACGCGGCCGTCGCCGATGTGGTCGACGGATCCGTCACCCAGATCGACCCGGCGCTCGCCGACACCATGGGCAACGACGCGCTGCTGCTGATCGGCGGCGCGATGATCCTGACCGGGCTGCTCTTCAAGGTCGGTGCCGTCCCGTTCCACATGTGGACCCCGGACGTCTACCAGGGCGCCCCGACCCCGGTCACCGGCTTCATGGCCGCGGCCACGAAGGTCGCCGCGTTCGGTGCGCTGCTGCGCCTGCTGTACGTGGTGCTGCCGGGCCTCAGCTGGGACTGGCGGCCGGTCATGTGGGCCGTCGCGATCGTCACGATGCTGGGCGGTGCGATCGTCGCCATCACCCAGACCGACATCAAGCGACTGCTGGCCTACTCGTCCATCGCGCACGCCGGCTTCATCCTCGCCGGTGTCATCGCGACGACCCCCAGCGGCATCTCCTCGGTGCTCTTCTACCTGGGCGCGTACTCCTTCGTGACGGTCGGCGCGTTCGCCGTCGTCACCCTGGTGCGCGACGCGGGAGGCGAGGCGACGCACCTGTCGAAGTGGGCCGGGCTCGGCCGGCGCTCGCCGCTGGTCGCCGCGGTCTTCGCGGTGTATCTGCTGGCCTTCGCCGGTATCCCGCTGACCTCGGGCTTCGCCGGAAAGTTCGCGGTCTTCAAGGCGGCGGCGGAGGGCGGGGCCGGCGGTCTGGTCGTGGTCGGTGTGATCTCGTCCGCGATCGCCGCGTTCTTCTACATCCGGGTCATCGTGCTGATGTTCTTCAGCGAGCCGAAGGCGGACGGCCCGACGGTCGCCGTCCCGTCGCCGCTGACGATGACGACGATCGCGGTCGGCGTCGCGGTCACGCTGGTGCTGGGCCTGGCCCCGCAGTACTTCCTCGACCTGGCGAGCCAGGCGGGAGTGTTCGTGCGGTAA
- a CDS encoding NADH-quinone oxidoreductase subunit M translates to MSFPLLTATAALPAIGAIATAAVPAARRTAAKWLALLFSLATLVLAGVALARFEPGGARYQLTESHAWIKDFGVRYELGVDGIGVALMALTALLIPFVILAGWHDADPLETKSSRWRPTQGFFALILMVEAMVILSFEATDVFLFYILFEAMLIPMYFLIGGFGDRAHAGSDENAAAQRSYAAVKFLLYNLVGGLIMLAAVIGLYVVAGTFSLSEIAEARANGSLSMATSTERWLFLGFFFAFAVKAPLWPLHTWLPNAMGEATSPVAVLITAVVDKVGTFAMLRFCLQLFPEASKWATPVILVLALISIVYGALLAVGQRDIKRLIAYASISHFGFIILGIFAMTSQGQSGATLYMVNHGISTAALMLVAGFLITRRGSRLIADYGGVQKVAPVLAGTFLIGGLATLSLPGLSPFVSEFLVLVGTFSAYPAAGIVATTGIVLAALYVLVLYQRTMTGPVKAGVQGMADLKARELVVVLPLIALLIFLGVYPKPLTEIVNPAVQHTMSDVQKKDPQPEVEAAK, encoded by the coding sequence ATGTCCTTTCCCCTCCTGACAGCGACGGCGGCGCTCCCGGCGATCGGCGCGATCGCCACCGCAGCCGTCCCGGCCGCCCGGCGCACCGCCGCCAAATGGCTGGCGCTGCTCTTCTCGCTGGCCACGCTCGTGCTGGCGGGCGTCGCGCTCGCCCGCTTCGAGCCCGGCGGCGCCCGCTATCAGCTCACCGAATCACACGCCTGGATCAAGGACTTCGGCGTCCGGTACGAACTCGGGGTGGACGGCATCGGGGTGGCGCTCATGGCGCTCACCGCCCTGCTGATCCCGTTCGTCATCCTGGCCGGCTGGCACGATGCCGACCCCCTGGAGACGAAGTCCTCGCGCTGGCGCCCCACCCAGGGCTTCTTCGCCCTGATCCTGATGGTCGAGGCGATGGTGATCCTCTCCTTCGAGGCCACCGACGTCTTCCTCTTCTACATCCTCTTCGAAGCCATGCTCATCCCGATGTACTTCCTCATCGGCGGCTTCGGGGACCGGGCCCACGCCGGCAGCGACGAGAACGCCGCGGCGCAACGCTCCTACGCAGCCGTGAAGTTCCTGCTCTACAACCTGGTCGGCGGGCTCATCATGCTGGCCGCCGTCATCGGCCTGTATGTCGTCGCGGGCACCTTCTCGCTCTCCGAGATCGCCGAGGCCCGCGCCAACGGGTCGCTGTCCATGGCGACCAGCACCGAACGCTGGCTGTTCCTCGGGTTCTTCTTCGCCTTCGCGGTGAAGGCCCCGCTCTGGCCGCTGCACACCTGGCTGCCCAACGCCATGGGGGAGGCGACCTCACCGGTCGCCGTCCTGATCACCGCGGTCGTCGACAAGGTCGGCACGTTCGCGATGCTCCGCTTCTGCCTCCAGCTGTTCCCGGAGGCCAGCAAGTGGGCGACGCCGGTGATCCTGGTCCTGGCGCTGATCAGCATCGTGTACGGGGCGCTGCTCGCCGTCGGCCAGCGCGACATCAAGCGGCTGATCGCCTACGCGTCGATCTCGCACTTCGGCTTCATCATCCTGGGTATCTTCGCGATGACCAGCCAGGGCCAGTCGGGCGCCACGCTCTACATGGTCAACCACGGCATCTCGACGGCCGCGCTGATGCTGGTGGCCGGCTTCCTGATCACCCGGCGCGGTTCGCGGCTCATCGCCGACTACGGCGGAGTGCAGAAGGTGGCGCCGGTCCTGGCCGGCACCTTCCTGATCGGCGGACTCGCCACCCTGTCGCTGCCCGGGCTCTCCCCGTTCGTCAGCGAATTCCTGGTCCTGGTCGGCACGTTCAGCGCCTACCCGGCGGCCGGCATCGTCGCCACCACCGGCATCGTGCTCGCCGCGCTCTACGTCCTCGTCCTCTACCAGCGGACGATGACGGGCCCGGTGAAGGCCGGGGTCCAGGGCATGGCCGACCTCAAGGCCCGGGAGCTGGTGGTGGTCCTCCCGCTGATCGCGCTGCTGATCTTCCTGGGTGTCTATCCGAAGCCGCTGACGGAGATCGTCAACCCGGCGGTGCAGCACACCATGTCGGACGTCCAGAAGAAGGACCCCCAGCCTGAGGTGGAGGCCGCCAAGTGA